GTGGGCGATCGTCACAGTAGCATTCTCTGCTAGTAACATAATGGCTACAGGTTTACCCACCAAGATGCTGCGACCAATCACCACCGCGTGCTTACCTTGCAGCTTTAGATCATGGGCAGCCAACAGCTTCATTACGCCAGCGGGGGTACAGCTACGCAATCCTGGTTCTCCTCGTAGCAAGCGCCCTAGGTTTTCTGGGTGTAGGCCGTCAGCATCCTTATCGGGATGAATTTGCTGGAGTAAGGCGACAGCATCAAGGTGGTCGGGCAGAGGCAACTGCACTAGAATGCCATCCACTCGATCGTCTTGATTCAAGGACTGAATTACAGCCGTCAGGTCTGCTTGGGTGACATCAGCGGCGAACTGCCGTCCAAATGAGGCAATGCCGACCCGATCGCAGGCTCGCTCCTTGTTACGAACATAGACCGCACTGGCAGGATTCTCCCCTACCATAAGCACAGCCAACCCTGGTGGACGACCAATT
This Cyanobacteriota bacterium DNA region includes the following protein-coding sequences:
- the folD gene encoding bifunctional methylenetetrahydrofolate dehydrogenase/methenyltetrahydrofolate cyclohydrolase FolD, encoding IGRPPGLAVLMVGENPASAVYVRNKERACDRVGIASFGRQFAADVTQADLTAVIQSLNQDDRVDGILVQLPLPDHLDAVALLQQIHPDKDADGLHPENLGRLLRGEPGLRSCTPAGVMKLLAAHDLKLQGKHAVVIGRSILVGKPVAIMLLAENATVTIAHSATPNLATFTQQADILVAAAGRPNLITADMVKPGAIVVDVGINRVIAEDGTARIVGDVEFASVQAVASWLTPVPGGVGPMTVAMLLANTVQSYRTRHGV